The genomic window GATGCACCCAAATCCTTAGCCGCGTTAATAATAGCAGCGTATCTAGCGTCTCTTGCTGCAGATTCTTCTCCTTTTTCGCCATCTTTAACTTGCACGGACTCAACGAATATAAGTGATTTGTCTACTCCTAAACTTGCAACAGTATTAGCAGCGTTTTGTGCAACTTTTGCGGATCCTTCTTGCATGTTGTGGTTCACTATAATCGCTGCACATCGAATACCTCTGCTTGCGCACACTTTGACTGCCAGTGCTGTTAATGCTAGCGAATCGCGTCCTCCAGAGCATGCTACCAGCACGATTGGTGCGTTTGGTAAAGCCAAATGTTGCCCGTGCTGCAAGAATTGTGGACCTTGCACTTCTAGCCCAAGATTATCGAAGCAGCGTTTTACTTCGCCAATTCCTTTACGCCAACTAGGTGAGTAAACCATGCTTATAGTCTAAATCATAATGCGTAAGTTGTAACACGTCCGTCATTCGTTTATGCAATCATAGTTAGCATGCAGATTGCTGATATAAGAGATGATATTGATTACGAATTGATCAGTCACGAAGAACTTATGAAGCGTATTCGTGAGGTTGCGGCTCAAGTTAGTAAAGACTACGAGAACCGCGATATTTTGCTTGTTGCAGCGCTTAAGGGTGCTGTTAACACGCTTGCTGTTTTCTCGCAGGAGCTTAGTCTTAACGCGCCGATGGACTTTATGAGTCTTTCCAGTTATGGCAGTGGCACTAAAAGCAGTGGTCAGATTACGGTTCGCGAGGACTTAACTACAGATGTTCGCGGACGAAACGTGCTTATTGTTGAAGATATTGTTGATTCTGGCAAGACTTTGGATTGGCTCGTTAAAGAGCTTAAGAGCAGAGGCGCTGCGAGTG from Gardnerella vaginalis ATCC 14018 = JCM 11026 includes these protein-coding regions:
- the hpt gene encoding hypoxanthine phosphoribosyltransferase, yielding MQIADIRDDIDYELISHEELMKRIREVAAQVSKDYENRDILLVAALKGAVNTLAVFSQELSLNAPMDFMSLSSYGSGTKSSGQITVREDLTTDVRGRNVLIVEDIVDSGKTLDWLVKELKSRGAASVKVFALLTKPARREVEVDITYVGFEIPDAFVVGFGMDYDEKYRNLDSIAVLKPSVYES